Proteins from a single region of Oreochromis niloticus isolate F11D_XX linkage group LG7, O_niloticus_UMD_NMBU, whole genome shotgun sequence:
- the LOC109202924 gene encoding pulmonary surfactant-associated protein D-like isoform X1 encodes MSCVKKMKPYVFAITFCLMAPVGYSQLFGPPGPKGPPGSPGEPGAAGEPGEQGPKGLKGERGARGPPGPHGFPGPSGRIGKPGLPGPPGTIIMCGRDPIGSFYSDTEKLMKRIAKFKLAINYDFVQMVDQKYFVSNKHRGSFSEAVVFCSQRGLELALPQNEEENNALTQVHGKFRAKAWINVNNKKAEGEFKTDMKNRPLTFNNWGKGQPDKSIEDTGCTMLSENGSWQVTHECSLNVHIICQL; translated from the exons ATG AGTTGCGTAAAGAAGATGAAGCCATATGTTTTTGCCATAACCTTCTGCCTCATGGCTCCTGTGGGCTACAGTCAGCTTTTTGGTCCTCCTGGTCCTAAAGGCCCACCTGGGTCACCTGGAGAACCCGGGGCAGCTGGAGAACCTGGAGAACAAGGACCAAAAGGCTTGAAAGGGGAACGGG GTGCACGAGGGCCTCCAGGACCACATGGATTTCCAGGACCTTCTGGGCGAATCGGCAAACCTGGACTACCCGGCCCACCTGGAACTATTATAATGTGTGGACGAG ATCCTATTGGCTCTTTTTACAGCGATACTGAAAAGCTAATGAAGAGAATTGCCAAGTTTAAACTTG cTATAAACTATGATTTTGTCCAAATGGTTGATCAAAAATACTTTGTCTCCAACAAGCACAGAGGCAGTTTCTCAGAGGCTGTAGTGTTTTGCAGCCAACGTGGTTTAGAGCTGGCGTTGCCACAGAACGAGGAGGAGAACAACGCACTGACTCAAGTTCATGGCAAATTCAGAGCCAAAGCCTGGATCAATGTGAACAATAAAAAAGCTGAGGGGGAGTTTAAAACTGACATGAAAAATcgacctctgacctttaacaATTGGGGAAAAGGGCAGCCAGACAAATCCATTGAGGATACAGGCTGCACAATGCTGTCAGAAAACGGTTCCTGGCAAGTGACACATGAATGTTCTCTCAATGTCCACATCATTTGTCAGTTATAG
- the LOC109202924 gene encoding pulmonary surfactant-associated protein D-like isoform X2, with translation MKPYVFAITFCLMAPVGYSQLFGPPGPKGPPGSPGEPGAAGEPGEQGPKGLKGERGARGPPGPHGFPGPSGRIGKPGLPGPPGTIIMCGRDPIGSFYSDTEKLMKRIAKFKLAINYDFVQMVDQKYFVSNKHRGSFSEAVVFCSQRGLELALPQNEEENNALTQVHGKFRAKAWINVNNKKAEGEFKTDMKNRPLTFNNWGKGQPDKSIEDTGCTMLSENGSWQVTHECSLNVHIICQL, from the exons ATGAAGCCATATGTTTTTGCCATAACCTTCTGCCTCATGGCTCCTGTGGGCTACAGTCAGCTTTTTGGTCCTCCTGGTCCTAAAGGCCCACCTGGGTCACCTGGAGAACCCGGGGCAGCTGGAGAACCTGGAGAACAAGGACCAAAAGGCTTGAAAGGGGAACGGG GTGCACGAGGGCCTCCAGGACCACATGGATTTCCAGGACCTTCTGGGCGAATCGGCAAACCTGGACTACCCGGCCCACCTGGAACTATTATAATGTGTGGACGAG ATCCTATTGGCTCTTTTTACAGCGATACTGAAAAGCTAATGAAGAGAATTGCCAAGTTTAAACTTG cTATAAACTATGATTTTGTCCAAATGGTTGATCAAAAATACTTTGTCTCCAACAAGCACAGAGGCAGTTTCTCAGAGGCTGTAGTGTTTTGCAGCCAACGTGGTTTAGAGCTGGCGTTGCCACAGAACGAGGAGGAGAACAACGCACTGACTCAAGTTCATGGCAAATTCAGAGCCAAAGCCTGGATCAATGTGAACAATAAAAAAGCTGAGGGGGAGTTTAAAACTGACATGAAAAATcgacctctgacctttaacaATTGGGGAAAAGGGCAGCCAGACAAATCCATTGAGGATACAGGCTGCACAATGCTGTCAGAAAACGGTTCCTGGCAAGTGACACATGAATGTTCTCTCAATGTCCACATCATTTGTCAGTTATAG